A single genomic interval of Nocardioides nitrophenolicus harbors:
- a CDS encoding FGGY family carbohydrate kinase, translating into MTLVLGIDSSTQSTKALLVDATDGTVVERRQVPHPPGTEVDPRAWLAAVDDATADLLPRAAAVAVGGQQHGMVALDADGAPVRDALLWNDVRSAGSAADLVAEWGGPQACADLVGSTLVSSFTAAKLRWTRDHEPAAARRVSSVLLPHDYVSRHLSAPGTPAFTDRGDASGTGYFSPREDRWLPELAASALGHEPALPRLVPPGLPGAETTAGAVVGAGTGDNMAAALGMQLTPGDVLLSVGTSGVASMVSASPTADGSGAVTGFCDATGRFLPMTATLNAAQILDLQCRWLGVDHDTLSALALESPSGAQGVSLLPYYGGERTPNRPEAVGTWTGLRTHTTRADLARAAFESLACSLTEAVGQITGRLEGEPARVLLVGGAARSEALRVILAGVLGRPVLVAEPAEYVAIGAARQAAWTLAGATEPPPWPAPRASEVVAPATPEVLERYALLRERTRDWEPGAHGRAD; encoded by the coding sequence GGCTGGCGGCGGTCGACGACGCCACGGCGGACCTGCTCCCCCGCGCCGCCGCGGTCGCCGTCGGCGGTCAGCAGCACGGGATGGTGGCCCTCGACGCGGACGGCGCGCCGGTGCGCGACGCGCTGCTGTGGAATGACGTCCGCTCGGCCGGCAGCGCCGCCGACCTGGTCGCGGAGTGGGGCGGGCCGCAGGCTTGCGCCGACCTGGTCGGCAGCACCCTGGTCAGCTCGTTCACCGCCGCCAAGCTGCGCTGGACCCGGGACCACGAGCCCGCCGCGGCCCGCCGGGTCAGCTCGGTGCTGCTCCCCCACGACTACGTCTCGCGCCACCTCTCCGCACCCGGTACGCCGGCGTTCACCGACCGCGGCGACGCCTCCGGCACCGGCTACTTCTCCCCGCGCGAGGACCGCTGGCTCCCCGAGCTCGCGGCCTCCGCGCTCGGCCACGAGCCGGCCCTCCCCCGCCTGGTCCCGCCAGGGCTCCCGGGCGCCGAGACCACGGCCGGCGCGGTGGTGGGCGCGGGCACCGGCGACAACATGGCCGCGGCGCTGGGCATGCAGCTCACCCCCGGCGACGTGCTGCTCTCGGTCGGCACGTCCGGGGTCGCCTCGATGGTGAGCGCCTCGCCGACCGCCGACGGCAGTGGCGCGGTGACCGGCTTCTGCGACGCCACCGGACGCTTCCTGCCGATGACGGCCACCCTCAACGCCGCCCAGATCCTCGACCTCCAGTGCCGCTGGCTCGGCGTCGACCACGACACCCTGTCGGCGCTCGCCCTGGAGTCGCCCAGCGGCGCCCAGGGCGTCAGCCTGCTGCCCTACTACGGCGGCGAGCGGACCCCCAACCGGCCCGAGGCGGTCGGCACCTGGACCGGCCTGCGCACCCACACGACCCGGGCCGACCTCGCCCGCGCCGCGTTCGAGAGCCTCGCCTGCTCCCTGACCGAGGCGGTCGGGCAGATCACCGGCCGCCTGGAGGGCGAGCCCGCCCGAGTGCTGCTCGTCGGTGGCGCGGCCCGCAGCGAGGCGCTGCGGGTGATCCTGGCCGGCGTCCTCGGCCGGCCCGTGCTGGTCGCCGAGCCGGCCGAGTACGTCGCGATCGGCGCCGCCCGCCAGGCCGCCTGGACCCTCGCCGGCGCCACCGAGCCGCCCCCGTGGCCGGCCCCGCGGGCGAGCGAGGTGGTCGCCCCGGCGACGCCCGAGGTGCTCGAGCGGTACGCCCTGCTCCGGGAGCGGACCCGGGACTGGGAGCCCGGCGCGCACGGCCGTGCGGACTGA